The following are encoded in a window of Sinorhizobium sojae CCBAU 05684 genomic DNA:
- a CDS encoding MerR family transcriptional regulator: MDKYYSITELTREFGISTRTLRFYEDEGLIHPERRGRTRLFRPADRRLIKEILRGRRIGFTIAEIREIIQVYKDPPGEMGQLQLLMKRVEEKREDLRQKRKDIDDTLTELDNVEEACLTRLAEIGVGT; this comes from the coding sequence GTGGATAAATACTATAGCATCACGGAGCTGACGCGGGAATTCGGCATCTCAACCCGGACGCTTCGCTTCTACGAGGATGAAGGGCTCATTCATCCGGAGCGTCGTGGGCGTACGCGACTGTTTCGGCCGGCCGATCGGCGCTTGATCAAGGAAATTCTGCGCGGTCGGCGCATCGGCTTCACCATCGCCGAAATTCGCGAGATCATCCAGGTCTACAAGGATCCGCCGGGCGAGATGGGGCAATTGCAGCTCCTGATGAAGCGCGTCGAGGAGAAGCGCGAGGATTTGCGGCAGAAGCGCAAGGATATTGACGATACGCTGACCGAGCTCGACAATGTCGAAGAGGCCTGCCTGACCCGTCTCGCCGAGATCGGCGTCGGCACTTAG
- a CDS encoding methyltransferase family protein yields MNAYRAKPLNFPWPPIIYGTAALIALVLTRVHPIPVMNGQSWFPWLIGGALIFSAILLDLWAVKVLLERHTAVLPHRCATCLVTSGPFRFTRNPIYLGYTLAMTGAGLMTLNPWFFIMAILAVALTTLFAVRNEERHLLSRFGFEFERYCRHTARWI; encoded by the coding sequence ATGAATGCCTATCGTGCCAAGCCGCTGAATTTTCCATGGCCGCCGATCATCTACGGCACGGCCGCGCTCATAGCGCTGGTCTTGACGCGCGTTCACCCGATCCCGGTCATGAACGGGCAGAGCTGGTTTCCCTGGCTCATCGGCGGCGCGTTGATCTTCTCGGCAATCCTTCTTGATCTCTGGGCCGTCAAAGTGCTACTCGAGCGGCACACTGCGGTCCTGCCGCACCGTTGCGCGACTTGCCTGGTGACGAGCGGTCCCTTCCGCTTCACCCGCAATCCAATCTATCTCGGCTATACCTTGGCGATGACGGGCGCCGGGCTCATGACACTGAACCCGTGGTTCTTCATCATGGCGATCCTCGCCGTAGCCTTGACGACGCTGTTTGCCGTCCGCAACGAGGAGCGACACCTGCTCTCCCGCTTTGGTTTCGAATTCGAACGCTATTGCCGCCACACTGCGCGGTGGATCTGA
- a CDS encoding heparan-alpha-glucosaminide N-acetyltransferase: MSNSPATTIPEPQVLQPGKIQRIALLDALRGLALVAMALYHFVWDLEFFGYVAAGTAGTGGWRLFARLIATSFLFLAGYSLVLGHAAKFRPQMFARRFARIAGAAALITVATWFAFPASFIFFGILHAIAAASLVGLLFLRLPAFVTFLAAAAAFIAPLYLRSPVFDIPALWWVGLSETVPRSNDYVPMLPWLAPFLAGLGTAQLLHPMLTSRRSAMESRGKPKLWIRLLAVGGRHSLAIYLIHQPLLIGLVYAFSLAVPAPALDAERAYRLDCEQACGLYSAGVSCGSFCRCTLARLKEQNLFDDLNLGKIDLTTDERVARIANQCTMDARSGD, from the coding sequence ATGTCCAATAGCCCCGCGACCACGATCCCGGAACCGCAAGTCCTGCAGCCGGGCAAAATCCAGCGCATCGCGCTTCTGGACGCGCTCCGCGGGCTCGCGCTCGTCGCCATGGCACTTTACCATTTCGTCTGGGATCTGGAGTTTTTCGGCTACGTTGCGGCTGGTACCGCCGGGACCGGCGGCTGGCGGCTCTTTGCGCGTCTGATCGCCACCAGTTTCCTGTTCCTGGCCGGCTATAGCCTGGTGCTGGGCCATGCCGCGAAATTCCGCCCCCAGATGTTCGCGCGCCGATTCGCCAGGATCGCAGGTGCAGCGGCTCTCATCACCGTGGCGACCTGGTTCGCCTTTCCGGCTTCCTTCATCTTTTTCGGCATTCTTCATGCGATTGCGGCGGCAAGCCTCGTCGGCCTGCTGTTCCTTCGCCTTCCCGCGTTCGTTACCTTCTTGGCAGCGGCAGCCGCCTTTATCGCACCGCTCTATTTGCGTTCGCCCGTGTTCGACATCCCCGCACTCTGGTGGGTCGGACTTTCCGAAACGGTGCCGCGATCGAACGACTATGTACCGATGCTTCCATGGCTGGCTCCGTTTCTCGCAGGCCTCGGAACGGCACAGCTGCTCCATCCGATGCTCACATCCCGACGCTCCGCCATGGAAAGCCGTGGCAAACCAAAACTGTGGATCAGGCTACTTGCCGTCGGCGGGCGTCACAGTCTGGCCATATACCTCATCCACCAGCCGCTGCTGATCGGGCTGGTTTATGCCTTCTCACTTGCGGTCCCCGCCCCCGCCCTCGATGCGGAGCGGGCGTATCGGCTGGACTGCGAACAAGCCTGCGGCCTCTACAGTGCCGGCGTCTCCTGCGGCAGCTTTTGCAGATGCACGCTGGCCCGGCTCAAGGAGCAGAACCTCTTCGACGATTTAAACCTGGGCAAGATCGACTTGACCACGGATGAACGCGTTGCGCGAATCGCCAATCAGTGCACAATGGATGCAAGATCAGGGGACTAG
- a CDS encoding DUF599 domain-containing protein gives MTMEDYIALCTFVLLWGGFSWATDGRRNFQRVSLTRLMNEHRARWIRNSLTRDLKMIDTQIIAGLQAGTAFFASTTIFALGGCFALLGATDQVQMIFNDLPQVFRGGRTGFELKVGGLTCLFGYSFFQFGWSYRLFNYCSILMGGIPMTADMSRDRQAAEKAAERAIRMNVMAAKHFNAGLRAIFLSIGYLGWFISPYVFIVLTGFVIFVLTRRQFFSEARNALLADQ, from the coding sequence ATGACCATGGAAGATTACATCGCGCTCTGCACGTTCGTGCTGCTTTGGGGCGGCTTCAGCTGGGCGACCGACGGACGCCGCAATTTCCAGCGCGTCAGCCTGACCCGTTTGATGAACGAGCACCGGGCGCGTTGGATCCGCAATTCGCTCACCCGCGACCTGAAGATGATCGACACACAGATCATCGCGGGCCTTCAGGCCGGCACCGCCTTCTTCGCATCCACGACCATATTCGCGCTCGGGGGCTGCTTCGCCCTGCTCGGCGCGACCGATCAGGTGCAGATGATCTTCAACGACCTGCCCCAGGTCTTTCGCGGCGGCCGAACCGGCTTCGAACTGAAGGTGGGCGGGCTCACCTGCCTTTTCGGCTATTCCTTCTTTCAGTTCGGCTGGTCCTACCGGCTCTTCAACTACTGCTCAATCCTGATGGGCGGCATTCCGATGACGGCCGACATGTCGCGCGATCGGCAGGCGGCCGAGAAAGCGGCGGAACGCGCCATACGCATGAACGTCATGGCGGCCAAGCATTTCAATGCCGGACTCCGGGCGATCTTCCTCTCGATCGGCTATCTCGGCTGGTTCATCAGCCCCTATGTCTTCATCGTGCTTACCGGCTTTGTCATCTTCGTCCTTACCCGCCGGCAATTCTTCTCCGAAGCCCGGAACGCGCTGCTCGCCGACCAGTGA
- a CDS encoding L-serine ammonia-lyase, producing the protein MFLSVFDVFKVGIGPSSSHTMGPMSAANRFLDLIHSDEWPRPSNVAVSAIAVSLHGSLAHTGVGHGTGRAVILGLMGERPDLVDPDRMDAIIDEVERTGRVSPPGHPEYQFQPKTDLVYDKKVPLPGHANGMSFSAFDRDGRLLLKRIYYSIGGGFVVTDTELEAMRAAKNKPAGVKVPYPFATAAQMLEMAARSGLSIAQMKRANEECTMSREELDAGLDRIWAAMNACIDRGLSQDGIMPGGLKVRRRARAIHDRLQEEWRSNKVNPLLANDWLSVYAMAVNEENAAGGRVVTSPTNGAAGVVPATIRYYLHFHDDADQEGIRDYLLTAAAVGGIIKHNASISGAEVGCQGEVGSASAMAAAGLAAVMGGTPEQIENAAEIALEHHLGMTCDPVAGLVQVPCIERNALGAVKAVTAASLALKGDGKHFVPLDACVETMRQTGLDMSEKYKETSTGGLAVNIVEC; encoded by the coding sequence ATGTTTCTTTCCGTCTTCGACGTTTTCAAGGTTGGTATCGGCCCCTCGAGTTCGCACACGATGGGTCCCATGTCGGCCGCCAACAGGTTCCTCGACCTCATCCATTCCGACGAATGGCCGCGGCCGTCGAATGTGGCGGTCAGCGCCATTGCGGTCAGCCTGCACGGTTCGCTTGCGCATACGGGGGTCGGCCACGGAACGGGCAGGGCGGTCATCCTCGGGCTGATGGGCGAGCGTCCGGATCTGGTCGATCCCGACCGTATGGACGCGATCATCGATGAGGTGGAGCGTACGGGCCGCGTTTCGCCGCCGGGGCATCCTGAATATCAGTTCCAGCCCAAGACCGATCTCGTCTATGACAAGAAGGTGCCGCTGCCGGGCCACGCCAACGGCATGTCCTTCTCCGCTTTCGATCGGGACGGACGGCTGCTTCTCAAGCGCATCTATTATTCGATCGGTGGCGGCTTCGTGGTCACCGACACGGAGCTCGAAGCCATGCGCGCGGCAAAGAACAAGCCGGCCGGCGTCAAGGTCCCTTATCCATTCGCGACGGCGGCGCAGATGCTCGAGATGGCGGCGCGTTCCGGCCTTTCGATTGCTCAGATGAAGCGGGCGAATGAGGAATGCACCATGTCGAGGGAAGAGCTCGACGCGGGCCTCGATCGCATTTGGGCCGCGATGAACGCGTGCATCGACCGCGGCCTCAGCCAGGACGGCATCATGCCGGGCGGTCTGAAGGTGCGCCGGCGCGCGCGGGCAATCCATGACAGGCTGCAGGAGGAATGGCGGTCGAACAAGGTGAATCCCTTACTCGCCAATGACTGGTTGAGCGTCTATGCCATGGCAGTCAACGAAGAAAATGCCGCCGGCGGCCGGGTCGTGACGTCGCCGACGAACGGTGCCGCGGGCGTGGTCCCGGCAACGATCCGCTACTATCTGCACTTCCACGACGATGCCGATCAGGAAGGCATTCGGGACTATCTGCTGACGGCGGCCGCGGTCGGCGGCATCATCAAACACAATGCCTCCATTTCCGGCGCCGAAGTCGGCTGTCAGGGCGAGGTGGGCTCCGCCTCCGCAATGGCCGCCGCAGGCCTTGCAGCGGTGATGGGCGGCACGCCGGAGCAGATCGAGAATGCGGCCGAGATCGCTCTTGAGCATCATCTCGGCATGACCTGCGATCCGGTCGCGGGTCTTGTGCAGGTGCCTTGCATCGAGCGCAATGCGCTCGGCGCCGTGAAGGCTGTTACCGCGGCGTCGCTCGCGCTGAAGGGGGACGGCAAGCATTTCGTGCCGCTCGACGCCTGTGTCGAGACGATGCGGCAGACCGGGCTCGACATGAGCGAAAAATACAAGGAGACCTCGACCGGCGGGCTTGCTGTCAATATCGTCGAATGCTGA
- a CDS encoding DUF1489 family protein, with product MALHLIKLCVGADSIEDLREWVARRSLAAIAAGQEPHSFHTTRMVPKRTEELLAGGSLYWVIKGYVQARQPLIGVEPFTDGEGIGRCHLVLGPEVVDTEPQPRRAFQGWRYLEDKEAPRDLASLAADGADMPLELRRELAALGLL from the coding sequence ATGGCATTGCATCTTATCAAGCTCTGTGTCGGCGCCGATTCCATCGAAGACTTGCGCGAATGGGTAGCGCGCAGGTCGCTGGCAGCGATTGCGGCCGGACAGGAGCCGCACTCGTTCCACACGACGCGCATGGTGCCAAAGCGTACGGAAGAACTTCTTGCCGGCGGTTCGCTCTATTGGGTGATCAAGGGATACGTGCAGGCAAGGCAGCCGTTGATCGGCGTCGAACCCTTTACGGACGGAGAGGGGATCGGCCGCTGCCATCTCGTTCTCGGCCCCGAGGTGGTGGATACGGAGCCCCAGCCGCGTCGGGCGTTCCAGGGATGGCGCTATCTTGAGGACAAGGAGGCACCGCGCGACCTCGCGTCGCTCGCGGCAGACGGTGCGGATATGCCGCTCGAGTTGCGGCGGGAACTCGCGGCGTTGGGCCTTTTGTAG
- a CDS encoding D-alanyl-D-alanine carboxypeptidase gives MRMKSSAVSQSVFLDRAKHPSHPVAKAVARFFLAGIVAVLAFSTPALANPKYAGIVVDAKTGKVLYGDSADALRYPASLTKMMTLYLTFEALEAGRISKSTRVPFSKNAAKEPPSKLGVRAGQSLTVEQAILSLVTRSANDAATALAELLGGSEQRFARMMTNKARALGMTRTTYRNAHGLPNSEQLTTARDQARLGLALRQHFPQYYDYFSTRSFRFGKQTIGNHNRLLGNVRGVDGIKTGYTRASGFNLVTSAQRDGRSIVAVVMGGTSGAARDAHMRKLVAKYMPDASRRGSGNLIAQTPAAPIAVADTGTQAAALKLPHEGPVPDFRYSGEAAGSVEMAYAETKPASDNPVLSGKIAPNTLDAQSAKLAQQPATSSDVDAQITNSVAKAGAAAEAEARAEATAMPQGWVIQVGATPDRQQAVTLLDNAKEKGGKVLRDAKPFTVAFGSGSAQVYRARFGGFGDQDKAINACRFLKKRGFACWASQQ, from the coding sequence ATAAGAATGAAGAGCAGCGCAGTGTCTCAATCCGTTTTTCTTGATCGCGCGAAGCATCCGTCACATCCAGTTGCAAAAGCCGTGGCGCGCTTTTTCCTTGCCGGCATCGTTGCCGTATTGGCTTTCTCGACTCCCGCTCTCGCCAACCCGAAATATGCCGGCATCGTAGTCGATGCGAAGACCGGCAAGGTGCTATACGGCGATTCAGCCGATGCATTGCGCTATCCGGCTTCGCTGACGAAGATGATGACCCTCTACCTGACCTTCGAGGCCCTCGAAGCAGGGCGCATCAGCAAATCCACGCGCGTCCCCTTCTCCAAGAACGCCGCGAAGGAGCCCCCGTCGAAACTGGGTGTGCGTGCCGGTCAGTCGCTCACGGTGGAGCAGGCTATACTGTCGCTCGTTACACGCTCGGCCAACGACGCCGCAACGGCGCTCGCCGAGCTTCTCGGCGGCTCCGAACAGCGCTTCGCCCGCATGATGACGAACAAGGCGCGCGCGCTCGGGATGACGCGCACAACTTACCGCAACGCTCACGGCCTGCCGAATTCGGAACAGCTGACCACGGCGCGCGACCAGGCGCGGCTTGGCCTCGCGCTTCGGCAACATTTCCCGCAATATTACGATTATTTTTCGACGCGCAGCTTCCGCTTCGGCAAGCAGACGATCGGAAACCACAACCGTCTTCTCGGCAATGTTCGCGGCGTCGACGGCATCAAGACCGGCTACACGCGCGCCTCCGGCTTCAACCTGGTCACGTCGGCACAACGCGATGGCCGCAGCATCGTCGCGGTCGTGATGGGTGGAACGTCCGGCGCCGCCCGTGACGCCCACATGCGCAAGCTCGTCGCCAAGTACATGCCCGACGCATCCCGCCGCGGCAGCGGCAATCTGATCGCGCAAACGCCGGCGGCTCCAATCGCCGTCGCCGACACCGGCACGCAGGCCGCTGCGCTGAAATTGCCCCATGAGGGGCCGGTTCCGGACTTCCGCTATAGCGGAGAAGCCGCGGGAAGCGTCGAAATGGCCTATGCAGAGACGAAGCCCGCCTCCGACAATCCGGTCCTCTCCGGCAAGATCGCGCCGAACACGCTTGACGCCCAAAGCGCCAAGCTCGCGCAACAGCCGGCGACCTCGTCCGACGTCGACGCCCAGATCACCAATTCGGTCGCAAAGGCCGGCGCGGCGGCCGAGGCAGAAGCGCGGGCGGAAGCAACTGCCATGCCGCAGGGCTGGGTCATTCAGGTCGGCGCGACGCCGGATCGGCAACAAGCCGTGACTCTGCTCGACAATGCCAAAGAAAAGGGCGGCAAGGTCCTGCGCGACGCGAAGCCCTTCACGGTCGCGTTCGGCAGCGGCTCTGCGCAAGTTTACCGCGCTCGCTTCGGTGGATTTGGCGACCAGGACAAGGCGATCAATGCATGCAGGTTCCTGAAAAAGCGGGGGTTCGCCTGCTGGGCGAGCCAACAGTGA
- a CDS encoding transglutaminase-like cysteine peptidase: protein MHKMFTKTIAVAAAAAGFLAGSAFALPANMVASGATNPPVGHYEFCKSHASECAPLGPDHGPAALTRAGWKTILEVNHQVNQAIMPLTDMEIHGAEEKWSYPDVVGDCEDYVLLKRRKLIERGFSPADLLITVVLQPNGDGHAVLTVRTDRGDFILDNMRSKVLRWSETDYTFLKRQSSENPGRWVKLQDGRAVAVGTVRTE from the coding sequence ATGCACAAGATGTTCACGAAAACGATCGCCGTCGCCGCTGCCGCGGCCGGCTTTCTGGCGGGATCCGCCTTCGCACTTCCGGCAAACATGGTCGCCAGCGGCGCGACCAACCCGCCGGTCGGCCATTACGAGTTCTGCAAGAGCCATGCCTCGGAATGCGCGCCGCTCGGCCCCGATCATGGGCCGGCCGCGCTGACGCGCGCCGGATGGAAGACCATTCTCGAAGTAAACCACCAGGTCAATCAGGCCATCATGCCCCTGACGGACATGGAGATCCACGGCGCGGAAGAAAAGTGGTCCTATCCGGATGTGGTCGGCGACTGCGAGGACTACGTGCTCCTGAAACGTCGCAAACTGATCGAGAGGGGCTTTTCCCCCGCCGATCTGCTGATCACAGTCGTCCTGCAGCCGAACGGCGACGGCCATGCCGTGCTGACGGTGCGTACCGACCGCGGCGATTTCATCCTGGATAACATGCGCAGCAAGGTGCTGCGCTGGTCCGAGACCGACTACACCTTTCTCAAGCGGCAATCCTCGGAAAATCCCGGCCGCTGGGTGAAGCTCCAGGACGGGCGCGCCGTTGCCGTCGGTACCGTCCGGACCGAATAG
- a CDS encoding TRAP transporter permease, with protein sequence MTAPDHDERTAGTKSLTAEELQALEEKFDPELRFRNLGQALTILSGVLLFLLSCYHFYTAGFGIPRSTIHRGLHMAVTLSLVFLSFSAFGRRNTKPGPLAPLGLPLADWLLAIAAAVTSLYVPWIYDQLAFRVGNPLPLDLAMGSVLILVLLEAVRRSMGWPLPVIAILFMGYAYFGQSMPGILVHPGASWSDIVNHLYLTSQGIYGTALGVIATYVFHFVLFGVMATRIGLGQLFIDVATALTGRFAGGPAKVSVVSSALLGSISGSSIANTVTTGALTIPAMIRIGYPRHFAAAVEAASSTGGQITPPVMGAVAFLMIEYLGLPLTTILLAAIVPAFMHFFGVLLQVHLEAKRLGLRGLTKEELPNALKVIREGWLSVLPLILLILMLMSGRTPFLSAFWAIVACLFVLVIQSVRAHGVSEGLRDAAFGVWEGFVLGAKQSLSVTAAAALVGIIIGIVTLTGVGFKIAFMVTSLASGWAASVFGLLSILPFELMGVQAITLLFTLMITAVVCVLMGCGIPTTANYIIMVAVAAPILGMLGVEPLVAHFFVFYYGVLADVTPPVALAAYAASGIAGANAFRAGNTAFRLSMGKALVPFVFVFSPALLIVTPQFTVPAFVLAAGGAMLGILALSAAITNWLRGPLYLIERLLLVVAALLLIAPDLAATIIGIALLGAVVTRQVLMPHPSAQPG encoded by the coding sequence ATGACCGCGCCAGATCACGATGAAAGAACGGCAGGGACGAAATCCCTGACAGCTGAAGAGCTGCAGGCACTTGAGGAGAAGTTCGATCCGGAACTGCGGTTCCGCAATCTCGGGCAGGCCCTGACAATATTGTCCGGGGTCTTGCTGTTCCTGCTGTCCTGCTACCATTTCTACACGGCCGGTTTCGGGATCCCGCGATCGACCATTCATCGTGGGCTGCATATGGCGGTGACGCTGTCGCTCGTCTTCCTCAGTTTTTCGGCCTTCGGGAGGCGTAACACGAAACCGGGACCGCTGGCCCCCCTCGGCCTGCCGCTGGCCGACTGGCTGCTGGCCATCGCAGCGGCGGTCACATCGCTGTATGTGCCGTGGATCTACGATCAGCTTGCCTTCCGCGTCGGCAATCCGCTGCCGCTCGATTTGGCGATGGGCAGCGTACTTATCCTGGTCCTGCTGGAGGCGGTGCGCCGCTCGATGGGATGGCCACTGCCGGTGATTGCAATTCTGTTTATGGGTTATGCCTACTTCGGCCAGTCAATGCCGGGCATACTCGTGCATCCGGGGGCGAGCTGGTCGGATATCGTCAACCACCTCTACCTGACCTCGCAGGGGATCTACGGCACCGCGCTCGGAGTGATCGCCACTTATGTCTTCCATTTCGTGCTGTTCGGCGTGATGGCGACGCGGATCGGGCTTGGCCAATTGTTCATCGACGTGGCAACAGCGCTGACCGGGCGCTTCGCGGGGGGACCGGCGAAGGTATCTGTGGTGTCCTCGGCACTGCTCGGCTCGATCTCCGGCTCATCGATCGCGAACACGGTGACAACCGGCGCGCTGACCATACCGGCGATGATCCGCATCGGCTATCCGCGACATTTCGCGGCGGCGGTAGAGGCCGCCTCCTCGACCGGCGGTCAGATCACGCCGCCTGTAATGGGGGCGGTGGCCTTCCTGATGATCGAATATCTCGGCCTGCCGCTGACCACGATTCTCCTGGCCGCGATCGTGCCCGCGTTCATGCATTTCTTCGGCGTGCTGCTGCAGGTGCATTTGGAGGCGAAGCGCCTCGGCCTGCGGGGCCTTACGAAGGAGGAACTGCCGAACGCCCTCAAGGTCATCCGCGAGGGCTGGCTGTCGGTCCTGCCGCTAATTCTTCTCATCCTGATGCTGATGAGCGGACGGACACCGTTCCTGTCGGCGTTCTGGGCCATCGTTGCCTGTCTATTCGTACTCGTCATCCAGTCGGTGCGTGCGCATGGCGTGTCGGAGGGATTACGTGACGCCGCGTTCGGTGTGTGGGAGGGCTTTGTCCTCGGGGCGAAGCAGTCACTGTCTGTCACGGCGGCGGCAGCGCTTGTGGGCATTATTATCGGGATTGTGACGCTGACCGGCGTGGGCTTCAAAATCGCCTTCATGGTCACCAGTCTTGCAAGCGGCTGGGCGGCGTCCGTGTTCGGCCTGCTGTCGATCCTGCCGTTCGAACTGATGGGCGTGCAAGCGATCACATTGCTCTTCACCCTGATGATCACGGCGGTCGTCTGCGTGCTGATGGGTTGCGGCATCCCGACCACGGCCAACTACATCATCATGGTGGCGGTGGCCGCGCCGATTCTTGGCATGCTGGGGGTGGAACCGCTCGTCGCGCATTTTTTCGTCTTCTACTACGGGGTACTCGCGGACGTGACACCGCCGGTTGCGCTAGCCGCATATGCCGCCTCAGGCATCGCGGGAGCGAACGCCTTCCGGGCCGGGAACACCGCCTTCCGCTTGAGCATGGGCAAGGCGCTGGTACCCTTCGTTTTCGTGTTCTCACCCGCGCTGCTGATCGTCACGCCGCAGTTCACCGTTCCAGCCTTCGTTCTCGCAGCCGGCGGAGCGATGCTCGGCATACTCGCCCTGTCGGCCGCGATCACCAATTGGCTCCGCGGACCGCTCTACCTGATCGAGCGGCTACTGCTTGTGGTCGCGGCGCTGCTGCTCATCGCGCCCGATCTGGCTGCCACGATCATCGGTATCGCCCTGCTGGGAGCGGTGGTCACGCGGCAGGTGTTGATGCCCCACCCTTCGGCGCAGCCAGGTTAG
- a CDS encoding TAXI family TRAP transporter solute-binding subunit, translated as MMFNRFKLLTGLALAIGLAAGATTAQEMAFFRIGTGGTAGTYYPIGGLIANAISNPPGSRPCEEGGSCGVPGLVATAVASNGSVGNINAIMGGSLESGFSQADVATWAQTGTGLWEDQPPADKLRMIANLYPESLHLVARADAGIESVADLKGKRVSLDEPGSGTLVDARIVLEAFGLSESDITPEFLKPDQAADRMRDGAMDAFFFVGGYPAGAIAELASQHKVKLIPIVGEGADKIRAQYSFFATDTVPAGTYEGQATDVQTLSVGAQWVTSADQPEELIYNITKALWNDNTRKMFDAGHAKGKLIRAENATAGVGIPFHPGAEKYYKEIGALK; from the coding sequence ATGATGTTCAATCGTTTCAAATTGCTGACCGGCCTTGCGCTTGCAATCGGACTGGCGGCGGGCGCGACTACGGCCCAAGAAATGGCCTTCTTCCGCATAGGTACCGGCGGAACCGCCGGCACCTATTACCCGATCGGCGGGCTTATTGCGAATGCGATTTCCAACCCACCCGGCTCGCGTCCCTGCGAAGAGGGTGGATCCTGCGGCGTGCCGGGTCTGGTCGCGACGGCGGTGGCCTCGAATGGATCGGTCGGCAATATCAATGCGATCATGGGCGGTTCGCTGGAAAGCGGATTTTCACAGGCCGACGTGGCTACTTGGGCACAGACCGGCACAGGTCTGTGGGAAGACCAGCCCCCTGCCGACAAGCTGCGTATGATCGCGAATCTCTATCCCGAGAGCCTGCATCTGGTGGCAAGAGCCGATGCCGGTATCGAAAGTGTGGCAGATCTGAAAGGCAAGCGCGTGTCGCTCGACGAGCCGGGTTCTGGCACCCTGGTTGACGCACGCATCGTGCTGGAAGCGTTCGGTCTGAGCGAATCCGACATCACGCCGGAATTCCTCAAGCCTGACCAGGCGGCTGACCGGATGCGCGATGGCGCCATGGATGCCTTCTTCTTCGTGGGCGGCTATCCGGCCGGTGCGATTGCTGAACTGGCGAGCCAGCATAAGGTGAAGCTCATCCCGATCGTGGGCGAGGGAGCAGACAAGATCCGGGCGCAATACAGCTTCTTTGCGACGGATACCGTCCCGGCGGGTACCTACGAGGGACAGGCGACCGATGTGCAGACGCTCTCGGTCGGCGCGCAATGGGTGACCAGCGCGGACCAGCCGGAAGAGCTGATCTACAACATCACCAAGGCGCTCTGGAACGACAATACCCGCAAGATGTTCGATGCGGGCCATGCCAAGGGCAAGCTCATCCGTGCCGAGAATGCAACGGCCGGCGTCGGCATTCCGTTCCACCCGGGCGCAGAGAAGTACTACAAGGAAATCGGGGCGCTGAAGTAA
- a CDS encoding PilZ domain-containing protein has product MFSFQHAQNGGTKPHQESVFQRVSVNLSGRLMLANRDEYDCTVIDMSPGDVLFSTAARPRTGERIIAYIDHLGRLEGTVSRLAEDAFVIQLNATERKREKLAAQLTWIANKHELGLPEDRRHDRLAPRKTLTELTVDTGEKYRCRIIDLSLSGAAIDIELRPAIGTSVRLGSNMRGRIVRHFQEGVAIEFSGIQSREALTEFL; this is encoded by the coding sequence ATGTTCTCGTTTCAGCACGCACAAAACGGCGGTACGAAACCACACCAGGAGAGCGTCTTCCAGCGCGTCTCGGTGAACCTTTCGGGACGGCTGATGCTTGCCAATCGCGATGAATATGATTGCACCGTCATCGACATGTCGCCGGGGGATGTGCTCTTTTCAACGGCGGCACGGCCGCGCACCGGCGAGCGCATCATTGCCTATATCGATCATCTCGGCAGGCTCGAAGGCACCGTCTCGCGGCTTGCCGAGGATGCATTCGTCATTCAGCTCAATGCCACGGAGCGCAAGCGCGAGAAGCTTGCGGCGCAGCTCACCTGGATTGCCAACAAGCACGAACTCGGCCTGCCCGAGGACCGGCGCCACGACCGGCTTGCGCCGCGCAAGACGCTGACTGAGCTTACGGTAGACACCGGCGAGAAATACCGCTGCCGGATCATCGACCTCTCGCTGTCAGGCGCTGCGATCGATATCGAGCTCCGCCCCGCCATCGGCACTTCCGTCAGACTTGGCAGCAATATGCGGGGCCGGATCGTCCGCCACTTCCAGGAAGGCGTCGCCATCGAGTTCTCCGGCATCCAATCCCGCGAAGCTCTTACCGAATTCCTTTGA